The Mastacembelus armatus chromosome 9, fMasArm1.2, whole genome shotgun sequence genome contains a region encoding:
- the kcnip3b gene encoding calsenilin isoform X2: MGIQGMELFAIGVVIILFMAVLKQFGILEPMSSFEDSSDSDLELSTVRHQPEGLDQLQAQTKFTRKELQSLYRGFKNECPSGMVDEETFKTIYSQFFPQGDATTYAHFLFNAFDIDRNGSIRFEDFVIGLSVLLRGSVTEKLNWAFNLYDINKDGYITKEEMLAIMKSIYDMMGRYTYPCVRDEAPSEHVDKFFQKMDKNRDGVVTIEEFIETCQKDENIMNSMQLFENVI, from the exons ATGGGGATCCAGGGTATGGAGCTGTTTGCCATCGGCGTGGTCATCATTCTTTTTATGGCTGTTCTCAAGCAGTTTGGCATCTTGGAGCCCATGTCCTCATTTGAAG ACAGCAGCGACAGTGATTTGGAGCTGTCGACGGTGCGTCACCAGCCGGAGGGGCTGGATCAGCTGCAGGCTCAGACCAAGTTCACAAGGAAGGAGCTTCAGTCTCTCTACCGAGGCTTCAAAAAC GAGTGTCCCAGTGGGATGGTTGATGAGGAGACATTCAAGACCATCTATTCTCAGTTCTTCCCTCAAGGAG ATGCAACCACCTATGCTCACTTCCTGTTCAATGCATTTGACATTGACAGAAATGGTTCAATCCGATTTGAGGACTTTGTTATCGGCCTGTCAGTGTTGCTGAGAGGTTCCGTCACTGAGAAGCTTAACTGGGCCTTTAACCTCTATGATATTAACAAGGATGGCTACATCACCAAAGAG GAGATGCTGGCGATTATGAAGTCAATCTATGACATGATGGGGAGGTACACCTACCCCTGTGTGCGAGATGAAGCTCCCTCTGAACATGTGGACAAGTTCTTCCAG aaaatggacaaaaatCGAGATGGTGTAGTGACTATTGAAGAGTTCATTGAGACCTGTCAAAAG gATGAGAACATCATGAACTCCATGCAGCTGTTTGAAAATGTGATATAA
- the kcnip3b gene encoding calsenilin isoform X1, whose amino-acid sequence MGIQGMELFAIGVVIILFMAVLKQFGILEPMSSFEDDSSDSDLELSTVRHQPEGLDQLQAQTKFTRKELQSLYRGFKNECPSGMVDEETFKTIYSQFFPQGDATTYAHFLFNAFDIDRNGSIRFEDFVIGLSVLLRGSVTEKLNWAFNLYDINKDGYITKEEMLAIMKSIYDMMGRYTYPCVRDEAPSEHVDKFFQKMDKNRDGVVTIEEFIETCQKDENIMNSMQLFENVI is encoded by the exons ATGGGGATCCAGGGTATGGAGCTGTTTGCCATCGGCGTGGTCATCATTCTTTTTATGGCTGTTCTCAAGCAGTTTGGCATCTTGGAGCCCATGTCCTCATTTGAAG ATG ACAGCAGCGACAGTGATTTGGAGCTGTCGACGGTGCGTCACCAGCCGGAGGGGCTGGATCAGCTGCAGGCTCAGACCAAGTTCACAAGGAAGGAGCTTCAGTCTCTCTACCGAGGCTTCAAAAAC GAGTGTCCCAGTGGGATGGTTGATGAGGAGACATTCAAGACCATCTATTCTCAGTTCTTCCCTCAAGGAG ATGCAACCACCTATGCTCACTTCCTGTTCAATGCATTTGACATTGACAGAAATGGTTCAATCCGATTTGAGGACTTTGTTATCGGCCTGTCAGTGTTGCTGAGAGGTTCCGTCACTGAGAAGCTTAACTGGGCCTTTAACCTCTATGATATTAACAAGGATGGCTACATCACCAAAGAG GAGATGCTGGCGATTATGAAGTCAATCTATGACATGATGGGGAGGTACACCTACCCCTGTGTGCGAGATGAAGCTCCCTCTGAACATGTGGACAAGTTCTTCCAG aaaatggacaaaaatCGAGATGGTGTAGTGACTATTGAAGAGTTCATTGAGACCTGTCAAAAG gATGAGAACATCATGAACTCCATGCAGCTGTTTGAAAATGTGATATAA